The proteins below are encoded in one region of Apostichopus japonicus isolate 1M-3 chromosome 22, ASM3797524v1, whole genome shotgun sequence:
- the LOC139963881 gene encoding uncharacterized protein, translating to MKTFFALLLVLLVVTAVVANEEKRGRVHHDRIAEFVRKQRLGMMKDPQMANQRHRANDRMTNHLSQVAQRMKEEAAGKDETKRSINAKSIFHSKIEALKKLKASKVEQ from the exons atgaaGACATTTTTCGCTTTGCTGTTGGTTCTCCTGGTGGTGACTGCTGTAGTGGCAAATGAAGAAAAGAGAGGG CGCGTGCATCATGATAGGATCGCCGAATTTGTGAGGAAACAGCGTCTTGGTATGATGAAGGATCCGCAGATGGCTAACCAAAGACATAGAGCTAATGACCGGATGACCAACCATCTGTCTCAAGTTGCTCAGAGAATGAAG GAGGAGGCAGCCGGTAAGGACGAGACCAAGCGATCAATTAACGCTAAGAGTATCTTCCATTCCAAGATCGAGGCACTGAAGAAGCTGAAGGCCAGCAAAGTGGAACAATAA